In one Bacillota bacterium genomic region, the following are encoded:
- a CDS encoding DEAD/DEAH box helicase family protein, which translates to MPGLSELELRHAYHKGADDIARDFYLPCMERAVAYDRAVGFFSSTVYIIAWPALKAFVGRGGRMRVVTSPSLSPEDASAIQYGYHARSEEDVARVLQQIHQLLDLPRLNKPTRVLATLVAMGVLDVRIAFLGESAEARLGRFFHDKVGIFKDTFGNSVVFRGSMNESWLGLANDGNLESVDVYVSWAGERERSRVAAEISYFESLWSDKYPTVKVVPFPDAVRSFLVTVAETERWPELVDEIVEEAETYRKARLRFDVSVGGQMLRPHQLEALQAWTERGRRGILEHATGSGKTITAIAAMRDALDRGEIPLVVVPSQILLEQWGREIRRVLGPSASTVLRCGAGDSRWRSEGLLRLWTRPTPSTRPRVVLATAQTASKSEFLSQIHSGDHLFLIADEVHTLGSPQYRRILSLETGPRLGLSATPQRFGDPDGTKVLMDYFGGMVPPPYTLRDGIRDGILTPYWYWPHPVYLSEDEQIRWEELSEQVRHLYAKIQAESVVERAGPLE; encoded by the coding sequence TATGACAGAGCAGTAGGCTTCTTCAGCAGCACCGTGTACATTATAGCTTGGCCCGCTTTGAAGGCGTTTGTTGGCCGCGGCGGGCGGATGAGGGTCGTGACTTCACCGTCGCTCAGCCCGGAGGATGCCTCGGCCATACAATATGGCTACCATGCTCGATCTGAAGAGGACGTTGCCCGCGTCTTACAACAGATTCACCAACTGCTAGATCTTCCCCGACTTAACAAGCCTACACGTGTCCTAGCGACCCTGGTCGCCATGGGAGTCTTGGACGTTCGGATTGCCTTTCTAGGCGAATCGGCCGAAGCGCGTCTTGGCCGGTTCTTTCACGACAAGGTCGGGATCTTCAAGGATACTTTCGGAAACTCAGTCGTCTTTAGGGGTTCGATGAATGAGTCTTGGCTAGGGTTGGCTAACGATGGCAACCTAGAGTCGGTCGATGTGTACGTGAGTTGGGCTGGTGAGCGGGAAAGATCGCGGGTCGCGGCGGAAATCTCTTACTTTGAGAGCTTGTGGTCAGACAAGTACCCGACCGTCAAAGTGGTCCCATTCCCCGACGCAGTGAGATCCTTCTTGGTTACTGTAGCCGAAACGGAACGATGGCCGGAACTAGTGGACGAAATCGTGGAGGAGGCCGAAACGTATCGGAAGGCTCGGCTTCGTTTCGACGTGAGCGTAGGGGGTCAGATGTTACGACCTCATCAGCTTGAGGCACTACAGGCGTGGACCGAGCGTGGGAGACGGGGTATACTAGAGCACGCGACAGGCAGCGGCAAGACCATCACGGCGATTGCGGCCATGCGTGACGCTCTTGACAGGGGAGAGATTCCCCTAGTTGTGGTGCCTAGCCAGATCCTCCTAGAACAGTGGGGCCGCGAAATTCGGCGTGTGCTCGGCCCTTCTGCCTCGACCGTCCTTCGGTGTGGGGCAGGAGATAGCCGGTGGAGGAGCGAGGGGCTTCTGCGGCTGTGGACCCGGCCTACGCCGAGCACACGACCGAGGGTGGTACTGGCTACTGCCCAGACAGCATCCAAGAGTGAATTCCTCTCCCAGATCCACTCAGGGGATCACCTGTTTCTCATCGCAGACGAAGTACACACGCTCGGCAGCCCCCAGTACCGGCGTATCCTCTCCCTAGAAACGGGACCACGCCTGGGACTGAGCGCAACTCCCCAACGGTTTGGGGACCCAGACGGGACCAAAGTCCTGATGGACTATTTCGGCGGCATGGTGCCTCCCCCATATACGCTGAGAGATGGTATCCGGGACGGTATCCTGACTCCTTACTGGTACTGGCCGCATCCTGTCTATCTTTCCGAGGATGAGCAAATACGCTGGGAAGAGCTCTCGGAACAAGTCCGCCACTTATACGCGAAGATACAGGCCGAGAGCGTTGTCGAACGTGCAGGACCACTCGAGG